The Methylomusa anaerophila genome has a segment encoding these proteins:
- a CDS encoding alpha/beta fold hydrolase gives MTSAPEYNRICKLKDARNFGYAVAGDPGGKPVFFLGGFPGSRFDGLAIDEPARQAGLKIISIDRPGFGLSDFLPKRTFGDIAGDIGQLANELKINKFAVMGISGGGPYAAACAMSMPDNITSTTLVSSICPINTPKLLHGMKPFYRRLIKFSSYTTIGLRLAILRQMKLAKKDSLGYFLDILKFNPPCDQIAILNSRIHDLALSTANEAYRHGVAPVLHEARLYMQDWGFDLGQVRSKVIIWHGAKDEMTPIAMGAYLSNRIPVAEVHFCEDEGHFLLLNRARQILKQVAENF, from the coding sequence ATGACAAGTGCGCCTGAATATAATCGGATATGCAAGCTTAAAGATGCCAGGAACTTTGGATATGCTGTAGCCGGAGATCCTGGCGGCAAACCTGTTTTTTTTCTGGGCGGCTTTCCCGGCTCGCGTTTTGACGGTTTGGCTATCGACGAACCGGCCCGGCAGGCTGGATTGAAAATAATATCCATCGACAGGCCGGGATTTGGCTTGTCGGACTTTCTGCCGAAGCGAACTTTTGGTGATATAGCGGGAGATATTGGACAACTGGCAAACGAATTGAAAATCAATAAGTTTGCTGTGATGGGTATTTCCGGCGGCGGCCCCTATGCGGCCGCCTGCGCCATGTCAATGCCGGACAATATTACTTCAACGACTTTGGTTTCTAGTATCTGCCCCATAAATACACCTAAACTGTTGCATGGCATGAAGCCTTTTTACCGGCGCCTTATAAAATTCTCGTCTTATACTACCATTGGGCTTCGCTTGGCTATCCTCAGACAGATGAAGCTAGCCAAGAAAGATTCACTCGGGTATTTTCTTGACATATTAAAGTTCAACCCCCCTTGCGACCAAATTGCGATTTTGAATTCCCGCATTCACGATTTAGCTTTGTCCACGGCCAATGAGGCCTATAGGCACGGGGTTGCACCCGTGCTGCATGAAGCCCGTCTTTATATGCAGGACTGGGGATTTGACCTGGGCCAGGTACGATCCAAAGTCATCATATGGCATGGGGCAAAAGATGAGATGACGCCAATTGCCATGGGGGCATACCTGTCTAACCGGATTCCGGTCGCTGAGGTGCATTTTTGCGAGGACGAAGGTCATTTCCTGCTGCTGAATCGGGCAAGGCAAATACTGAAGCAGGTGGCGGAAAATTTTTGA
- a CDS encoding serine hydrolase: protein MFRRMVSLFAIVAIIGFHVLPVQAAERNWGNEITGDVRTFDGKVGIYAKNLRTGRVFDINQNDVFPTASTSKLVVALATYKFLYPQVPGEKKNLYETDIESMITVSDNQSFYDLLDEIAAVESDSLVRVTKDLGLKQTQIHSQEAKEKYNYQSVTTPFEMAKVFEAIYRERYLGREQSVVLKDYLANTIFHDEIPRFMLTKVMHKVGQLDNLLCDVGIVDDGKDQILISAYTITDRPEDYASDFIANTSAKLYNALRQK, encoded by the coding sequence ATGTTTCGGAGAATGGTGTCGTTATTCGCTATAGTCGCTATTATTGGTTTCCATGTTTTACCTGTGCAAGCGGCTGAGCGGAATTGGGGTAATGAAATCACAGGGGATGTAAGAACATTTGACGGAAAAGTTGGTATATATGCCAAGAATTTAAGGACCGGCCGGGTATTTGACATTAACCAGAATGATGTTTTCCCGACTGCGTCTACCAGTAAACTGGTGGTAGCGCTTGCTACCTACAAATTTCTATATCCGCAAGTCCCGGGGGAAAAAAAGAATCTATACGAAACAGATATTGAGTCGATGATAACAGTCAGCGATAACCAATCCTTCTATGATTTATTGGACGAGATTGCCGCCGTGGAATCCGATTCCCTGGTCCGGGTAACAAAGGACTTGGGACTGAAGCAAACCCAGATACATAGCCAAGAGGCAAAGGAAAAATACAACTACCAGAGTGTGACCACTCCTTTCGAGATGGCAAAGGTTTTTGAGGCTATTTATCGAGAAAGATATTTGGGCAGGGAACAATCTGTAGTACTTAAAGACTATTTGGCCAACACTATTTTTCATGATGAAATACCTCGCTTTATGCTGACAAAAGTTATGCACAAAGTAGGTCAGTTGGACAACCTCCTGTGTGACGTCGGCATTGTTGATGACGGCAAAGATCAGATATTGATCAGTGCATATACGATCACGGATCGTCCGGAAGACTACGCCAGTGACTTTATCGCCAACACTTCCGCCAAACTCTATAATGCTTTAAGGCAAAAATAA
- the hpt gene encoding hypoxanthine phosphoribosyltransferase, with amino-acid sequence MMEDVERILISEAELAQRVKELGAQITADYTGKEILMIGILRGAVLFMSDLMRAISLPVSLDFMAVSSYGVSTTSSGVVRIMKDLDENAENKHVLIVEDIIDSGLTLNYLVDNLKSRRPASVKICTLLSKPDRRKAEVQIAYNGFTIPDYFVVGYGLDFAEKYRNFPFIGVLKPSVYQSAKQSAKI; translated from the coding sequence ATGATGGAGGATGTGGAGAGAATACTAATCAGTGAAGCTGAACTGGCGCAAAGAGTTAAAGAACTTGGGGCTCAGATCACTGCCGACTATACTGGCAAGGAAATCCTGATGATTGGAATTTTGCGCGGGGCGGTTCTTTTCATGTCGGATCTTATGCGGGCGATCAGTTTGCCGGTATCTCTGGATTTCATGGCGGTATCCAGTTATGGAGTATCTACAACTTCCAGCGGTGTGGTACGCATAATGAAAGATTTGGATGAAAATGCCGAGAACAAGCACGTGCTGATTGTAGAGGATATCATTGATTCCGGACTTACTCTTAACTATCTTGTCGATAATTTAAAATCCCGCCGGCCGGCCAGCGTAAAAATTTGCACTCTTCTTAGCAAACCTGACCGCCGGAAGGCAGAAGTACAAATTGCTTACAATGGATTTACCATTCCAGATTATTTTGTAGTTGGGTACGGTTTGGATTTTGCGGAAAAGTACCGCAATTTCCCCTTTATCGGGGTGCTGAAGCCGTCGGTGTACCAATCAGCCAAGCAATCAGCCAAGATTTAA
- a CDS encoding YibE/F family protein, with amino-acid sequence MAYAGTSLPLMLLVTSQKNTSLLQIMNLNMIITEIARALTGSIGLICAIPLTAVITALLLNKK; translated from the coding sequence CTGGCCTACGCCGGCACTTCCCTGCCGCTCATGCTGCTGGTGACTTCCCAGAAAAATACCTCCCTGCTGCAAATTATGAATCTTAACATGATTATTACCGAGATTGCCAGAGCTTTAACCGGAAGTATCGGGCTGATTTGCGCCATTCCGCTTACCGCGGTAATTACGGCGTTGCTGTTAAATAAAAAATAA
- the ftsH gene encoding ATP-dependent zinc metalloprotease FtsH has product MNKFFRNVSFYLLIIIIAISIIDYYSSRTTPKQEISYTQFLKQVEEQNVERVTIVDNAIKGKLKDGQEFTTVTPNDPTLINQLREKGVDIKAEQPPQPPWWTTIFSSILPMLLLIGVWFFIMQQTQGGGNRVMSFGKSRAKLHGEDKIKVTFSDVAGADEAKQELEEVVEFLKHPKKFNDLGARIPKGVLLFGPPGTGKTLLARAVAGEAGVPFFSISGSDFVEMFVGVGASRVRDLFEQAKKNAPCIVFIDEIDAVGRQRGAGLGGGHDEREQTLNQLLVEMDGFGINEGIIIIAATNRPDILDPALLRPGRFDRQIVVDRPDVKGRLEILKVHTRGKPLAKEVDLDVLARRTAGFTGADLSNLVNEAALLAARRNKKRIEMYELEEAVERVVAGPERKSRVISEKERNLTAYHEAGHALVGMLLTHTDPVHKVSIIPRGRAGGYTLMLPREDRYYATRTELLEQLKTLLGGRVAEDVVLGEISTGAQNDLERATELVRKMITEFGMSEVLGPITFGRKQEQVFLGRDIARDRNYSEEVAYSIDKEVRRLIEEAYSNTEEMLKNNIDKLHLIANALLARETLEAEELEQLMKEGQITEKPKDEDEPAPVIAAPGPDDGTGPKIVYSFGLTHLR; this is encoded by the coding sequence TTGAACAAATTTTTCCGTAATGTAAGCTTCTATTTATTGATTATCATCATTGCAATATCGATAATCGACTACTATTCATCCCGAACGACTCCCAAGCAGGAAATCAGTTATACCCAGTTTCTGAAACAGGTTGAAGAGCAAAACGTTGAACGGGTAACGATAGTGGATAACGCCATTAAAGGCAAACTTAAGGACGGCCAGGAGTTTACTACCGTCACTCCTAATGATCCTACCCTGATCAATCAGTTAAGAGAAAAGGGCGTGGACATTAAGGCCGAACAACCGCCACAGCCTCCCTGGTGGACGACGATATTCTCTTCGATTTTGCCGATGCTGCTTTTGATTGGTGTATGGTTCTTCATCATGCAGCAGACCCAGGGCGGCGGCAATCGGGTAATGTCCTTCGGAAAATCGCGGGCAAAGTTACATGGCGAGGATAAAATCAAGGTGACATTTTCAGATGTTGCCGGCGCCGATGAGGCTAAACAGGAACTGGAAGAGGTTGTTGAATTTTTGAAACACCCCAAAAAGTTTAATGATTTGGGGGCTAGAATCCCGAAAGGAGTTCTTTTGTTCGGACCGCCGGGAACGGGTAAAACTCTTTTGGCCCGTGCGGTAGCCGGTGAAGCGGGGGTCCCGTTTTTCAGCATTAGTGGTTCAGATTTCGTGGAAATGTTCGTCGGGGTAGGCGCATCCCGGGTACGGGACCTATTCGAGCAAGCCAAGAAAAATGCTCCCTGTATTGTATTTATTGACGAAATTGACGCCGTTGGCCGTCAGCGCGGCGCCGGTCTTGGCGGGGGACATGACGAGAGAGAGCAGACCCTTAACCAGTTGCTCGTAGAAATGGACGGATTTGGCATTAATGAAGGAATTATTATTATTGCCGCTACCAACCGGCCGGATATTCTTGATCCGGCGCTGTTGCGCCCTGGCCGTTTTGACAGGCAGATTGTGGTGGACCGGCCGGATGTCAAAGGCCGCCTCGAAATCTTAAAAGTGCATACCCGTGGTAAACCGTTGGCCAAGGAAGTTGATCTAGACGTACTTGCCAGAAGAACAGCCGGTTTTACCGGTGCCGATCTGAGCAACTTGGTCAATGAGGCAGCTCTTTTGGCTGCCCGGCGCAATAAAAAACGAATTGAAATGTATGAATTGGAAGAAGCCGTGGAACGGGTGGTAGCCGGGCCTGAGCGTAAGAGTAGGGTAATCAGCGAGAAAGAGCGCAACCTAACGGCTTACCATGAGGCGGGTCATGCTTTGGTCGGCATGCTCTTAACCCATACGGACCCGGTTCATAAAGTATCCATTATTCCCAGAGGGCGGGCCGGCGGCTATACGCTTATGCTCCCAAGAGAAGACCGGTATTACGCTACCCGGACGGAACTTTTGGAACAGCTTAAAACACTTCTTGGCGGACGGGTCGCGGAAGACGTGGTGCTGGGAGAAATTAGCACTGGCGCTCAGAATGATCTGGAACGGGCCACCGAGCTGGTAAGAAAAATGATCACCGAGTTCGGTATGAGTGAAGTGCTGGGTCCAATTACCTTTGGCCGGAAGCAGGAGCAAGTATTTTTGGGACGTGATATTGCCCGGGACAGGAACTACAGCGAGGAAGTCGCTTACTCCATTGATAAAGAGGTTCGCCGGCTGATTGAAGAAGCATACTCAAACACCGAGGAAATGCTGAAAAATAATATTGATAAATTACACCTTATAGCTAACGCGCTGCTTGCGCGGGAAACACTGGAAGCTGAGGAACTGGAGCAGCTTATGAAAGAGGGCCAAATTACAGAGAAGCCGAAAGACGAAGATGAACCGGCGCCGGTTATTGCGGCTCCCGGGCCGGATGATGGCACAGGCCCCAAAATCGTTTATAGCTTTGGTCTGACTCACTTACGTTAG